One part of the Melioribacteraceae bacterium genome encodes these proteins:
- a CDS encoding family 10 glycosylhydrolase, with the protein MEKNKSLMNHLSETQKLLFVVVLILWLSVYNITVNSQVERETRGVWVATNFRLDWPPPTYDQEKQKQALINIFENIKSKNLNTVFFQVRSNGVVLFSSSFEALSPYITGEVGRNASYDPLKFAVEQAHSHGLEIHAWVNVVRCFSGTESATFNNPAHITQRKPEWIVEDVRDGAKSYWLDPGLPEVRDYLSDMFAEMAASYDIDGIHLDFIRYPGKNFDDAFSYNVYGNGVPVDDWRRSNITSLVESISRKVKSVKKNIKVGAAPIGVYKNQKGMYGWESYNEIYQDSREWLKRGIVDYLAPQIYWSLSDNTRFDLLAKEWVENSFGRHIILGIGAYKDNVKPDIGKMIDYSRSIGAEGIAFFRYSSISGYRIEKFPYKTLPSLMTWMGGIYPEPPSNLSAGILSTGSREIEFEWQVSNNSPGDSIGYFAIYNLPNPGAELLPDYLLDVIPADVNNYKLIVDKPERVNYYFVVNSVSKLWNESIESSNVVQVRITELNDLIYSEKNRFVNPVLVKENNLTYKILLHSDVEEKIEIIGMKKGEKEKIESRILLKGKNIISIENDTMGPEKLKIRYPDRNREVELKL; encoded by the coding sequence ATACGACCAGGAAAAACAGAAACAGGCACTCATAAATATTTTTGAGAATATAAAATCGAAAAATCTTAACACTGTCTTTTTCCAGGTCCGCAGTAACGGTGTAGTCTTATTCAGTTCATCATTCGAAGCACTTTCTCCATATATTACAGGGGAAGTCGGAAGGAATGCCTCTTATGATCCTTTGAAGTTTGCAGTTGAACAGGCCCATAGTCACGGACTCGAAATTCACGCTTGGGTAAATGTAGTAAGATGTTTTTCCGGAACCGAATCGGCTACATTCAACAATCCGGCTCACATAACTCAACGAAAACCTGAATGGATTGTTGAGGACGTAAGAGACGGCGCGAAATCTTACTGGCTCGATCCGGGGCTCCCCGAAGTTCGGGATTATCTATCGGACATGTTTGCTGAAATGGCTGCCAGCTATGATATAGACGGAATTCACCTCGACTTTATCAGATACCCGGGTAAAAATTTTGATGACGCTTTCTCTTACAATGTTTACGGCAATGGTGTACCTGTTGACGATTGGCGCAGGAGTAATATAACATCTCTTGTTGAATCGATCAGCCGGAAAGTCAAATCGGTTAAGAAAAATATAAAAGTCGGCGCGGCTCCTATCGGTGTTTACAAGAATCAGAAAGGAATGTACGGATGGGAATCGTATAATGAGATCTATCAGGATTCACGCGAGTGGCTGAAGCGCGGAATAGTGGATTATCTGGCGCCTCAGATATACTGGTCCCTATCCGATAATACCCGATTCGATCTTCTGGCTAAAGAGTGGGTTGAAAATTCATTCGGCCGACATATTATTTTAGGTATCGGTGCATATAAGGATAATGTTAAGCCGGATATAGGCAAGATGATCGATTATTCCAGAAGTATCGGAGCCGAGGGGATTGCATTCTTCAGATACTCCAGCATTTCCGGGTACCGGATTGAAAAATTTCCTTATAAAACTCTTCCATCGTTAATGACCTGGATGGGGGGGATCTATCCCGAACCCCCGTCGAATCTAAGCGCAGGTATTTTATCAACCGGCAGCAGGGAAATTGAATTCGAATGGCAGGTAAGTAATAACAGTCCGGGTGATTCGATCGGTTATTTTGCAATCTATAATTTACCTAATCCGGGAGCCGAACTACTGCCAGATTATCTGCTAGATGTAATACCTGCCGATGTAAATAATTACAAATTGATTGTTGATAAACCGGAACGAGTTAATTATTATTTTGTTGTAAACTCTGTAAGTAAATTGTGGAATGAAAGTATCGAATCTTCTAACGTGGTTCAGGTCCGGATTACGGAATTAAATGACCTGATCTATTCTGAAAAGAACCGTTTTGTAAATCCTGTCCTTGTTAAAGAAAATAATCTCACTTATAAAATCCTACTTCATTCTGATGTGGAAGAGAAGATTGAGATTATCGGAATGAAAAAAGGGGAAAAAGAAAAAATAGAGAGCAGAATACTGTTGAAAGGTAAAAATATTATAAGTATTGAAAATGATACGATGGGCCCGGAGAAATTGAAAATCAGGTATCCGGACAGAAACAGGGAAGTAGAATTAAAACTCTAA
- a CDS encoding aconitate hydratase, translating into MTANFDMIKGVYSQIRKKIENARKVVGRPMTYAEKVLYAHLWDPAKSPMQRGKDFADFRLDRVAMQDATAQMALLQFMHAGRKNSAVPATAHADHLIVAQSGSEEDLKRAIEENKEVYEFLESICKKYGVGFWRPGAGIIHQVILENYAFPGGMMIGSDSHTPNAGGLGMIAIGVGGADVVDVMAGMPWELKWPKLIGVKLTGKLSGWTSPKDVILKVAGLLTVKGGTGAIVEYFGDGAKSISCTGKGTICNMGAEIGATTSIFAFDESMSRYLRKTDRADVAELAEKLADVLKADDEVYANPELYFDQLIEINLNELEPHINGPFTPDLAHPVSGMKEAVVQNNYPDKISVALIGSCTNSSYEDIDRSANIARQALSKGLKAKAQFTITPGSEQVRATIQRDGQLQTLTEFGGQVLANACGPCIGMWKRMDIKTGERNTIINSFNRNFAKRNDNNPETLSFVASPEIVTALAISGSLSFNPETDYLVNEKGEQVKLDPPFGDELPMRGFEKDTKGFLAPVKDGFKTEVKIDPGSERLQFLEPFKPWDGKDFTSLALLLKVKGKCTTDHISPAGSWLKYRGHLDNISKNMFLGAINAFNGNAGEAKNQLNEFYQPVHEVAREYKEQGIGWIVVGDENYGEGSSREHAAMEPRFLGGKAIITKSFARIHETNLKKQGMLPLTFADPSDYDKIKEDDTFDLVGLKQFAPGKQLKMVVKHIGGTTDEIWLNHSFNAGQIEWFKAGGALNLIASSMKKKVVKKKSPAKKKVVKEKRKVKKERKIVKKKIAKKSVKPKKKTAVKKPVKKIIRKPAKKVAGKSVAKKVVKKKSSKKR; encoded by the coding sequence ATGACTGCAAATTTCGACATGATAAAGGGAGTTTACTCGCAAATCCGTAAGAAAATCGAGAATGCGCGTAAGGTTGTAGGGCGTCCGATGACTTACGCAGAAAAAGTTTTATATGCACATCTATGGGATCCGGCTAAATCACCAATGCAAAGAGGAAAAGACTTTGCGGATTTCAGGCTCGACCGGGTAGCAATGCAGGATGCAACTGCGCAAATGGCATTATTACAGTTTATGCATGCCGGAAGAAAAAATTCCGCTGTTCCCGCAACCGCTCATGCCGATCACCTTATTGTTGCTCAGAGCGGATCGGAAGAGGATTTAAAGAGAGCTATTGAGGAGAACAAAGAGGTTTATGAATTTCTTGAAAGCATCTGCAAAAAATACGGTGTCGGGTTCTGGCGGCCGGGTGCGGGTATAATTCATCAGGTTATCTTAGAGAATTATGCTTTCCCGGGCGGAATGATGATCGGTTCCGATTCGCATACTCCTAATGCCGGCGGACTGGGAATGATTGCCATTGGAGTAGGCGGTGCGGACGTTGTGGATGTTATGGCCGGAATGCCTTGGGAATTAAAATGGCCAAAGCTGATCGGTGTGAAACTGACAGGAAAGCTTTCCGGATGGACTTCCCCGAAAGATGTAATTCTAAAAGTTGCCGGATTGCTGACCGTTAAAGGCGGAACCGGTGCCATTGTCGAATATTTTGGAGACGGGGCAAAATCAATTTCTTGTACTGGCAAAGGGACAATTTGCAACATGGGTGCCGAGATCGGCGCAACCACTTCAATCTTCGCTTTCGATGAAAGCATGTCCCGTTACCTAAGAAAAACAGACCGGGCCGATGTGGCAGAACTCGCGGAGAAATTAGCTGACGTTTTAAAAGCCGATGATGAAGTATATGCGAATCCGGAACTCTACTTCGACCAGCTGATAGAAATAAACCTCAATGAATTAGAGCCTCACATTAATGGACCGTTTACACCGGATCTCGCTCATCCGGTTTCCGGAATGAAAGAAGCTGTTGTTCAGAATAATTACCCGGATAAGATAAGCGTTGCATTGATTGGAAGCTGTACCAATTCAAGCTACGAGGATATCGACCGCTCTGCAAATATTGCTCGTCAGGCATTATCTAAAGGACTTAAAGCAAAAGCCCAATTTACAATTACTCCGGGTTCGGAACAGGTACGTGCTACTATCCAGAGAGACGGACAGCTGCAGACTCTTACAGAATTCGGTGGACAGGTTCTGGCAAACGCGTGCGGACCATGCATAGGCATGTGGAAAAGAATGGATATCAAAACCGGCGAACGTAATACAATTATTAATTCGTTCAACAGAAATTTTGCAAAGAGAAATGATAACAACCCGGAAACACTGTCGTTTGTTGCCAGTCCGGAAATAGTGACTGCACTAGCCATATCAGGGTCATTATCATTCAATCCGGAAACAGATTATCTTGTTAACGAAAAAGGAGAACAGGTTAAACTCGATCCTCCCTTCGGCGACGAACTTCCGATGAGAGGATTTGAAAAGGATACAAAGGGCTTCCTCGCACCTGTTAAAGATGGATTCAAGACAGAAGTTAAGATCGATCCGGGTAGCGAGCGTCTTCAGTTTCTTGAACCTTTCAAACCCTGGGACGGCAAAGATTTTACGTCTTTAGCTTTACTTCTCAAGGTAAAAGGGAAATGCACTACAGATCATATTTCACCGGCAGGAAGCTGGCTTAAATACCGCGGACATCTGGATAACATCTCAAAAAATATGTTCCTCGGCGCTATAAACGCATTTAACGGAAATGCCGGCGAAGCAAAGAATCAGCTTAACGAATTTTATCAGCCCGTTCACGAAGTTGCAAGAGAGTATAAAGAACAGGGAATCGGATGGATTGTAGTAGGCGACGAAAATTACGGCGAGGGATCCTCCCGCGAACATGCCGCTATGGAACCGAGATTCCTGGGCGGGAAGGCAATTATTACAAAGTCTTTCGCGCGTATTCACGAAACAAACCTCAAAAAACAGGGAATGCTTCCGTTAACATTCGCAGATCCGAGCGACTACGATAAAATAAAGGAGGATGATACTTTCGACCTGGTTGGTTTAAAGCAATTTGCGCCCGGCAAACAACTGAAGATGGTTGTTAAACATATCGGCGGCACAACCGATGAAATTTGGCTCAATCATTCTTTCAATGCAGGACAGATAGAATGGTTCAAAGCCGGAGGCGCATTGAATCTTATTGCATCCAGCATGAAGAAGAAAGTTGTTAAGAAAAAATCGCCTGCTAAAAAGAAAGTGGTTAAAGAAAAGAGGAAAGTGAAAAAAGAAAGAAAAATTGTTAAGAAAAAGATCGCAAAGAAAAGTGTAAAACCTAAAAAGAAAACTGCAGTTAAAAAGCCGGTTAAGAAAATAATCCGTAAGCCGGCAAAAAAGGTTGCTGGGAAATCGGTTGCTAAAAAAGTAGTTAAAAAGAAAAGCAGCAAAAAAAGGTAA
- the pepF gene encoding oligoendopeptidase F: protein MTNSFAQNLERKDVPVKFKWDNSVLYKNSGEWQKDKSLIEKQIGELKSFKGQLGNSADVFYNALRTYFDTYKLYYKLSDYAFRVADEDLRIGANQSLNQEATTLGTQFGEAASFLSPEILKIDQEKIKSFFNQKKELAEFQFFVNEILRLKEHTLTEREEEILASAGLITTTMNEVHSIFDNAEKPNPKVKLSTDEEVELSAAGYSKYRASSNRKDRENVMAAMFNEGYKKFQNTFGANLAGKVRADYFYAKNRKYKSVLEQSLDANKIPASVYENLINQINKNLPTLHRFLKLKARMLGLDQLYYYDLYAPMVKDVEFKYSIEEGQQLLLEVFKPLGEEYVTTVKKSFDDRWIDYVATNGKRSGAYSSGAAFDYHPFIMMNWTDDFESVSTLAHELGHTMHSYFSNKHQPFVNAQYATFVAEIASTINENLLNNYMVANAKSREEKLYLLGTFLDLMRATIFRQVSFAEFEWEIHKKVENGEPLTGEEMSSIYYDIVKKYYGHDNSVCVVPDYVAFEWAFIHHFVGYTYYVYQYSTSLIYATAFAEKILNEGQSAVDKFYNILNGGSSDYPIELIKKADLDPLSSEAFDLAIAKMNNVMDQIEALLDNK, encoded by the coding sequence ATGACTAATTCATTTGCGCAAAACCTGGAGAGGAAAGACGTTCCCGTTAAATTTAAGTGGGATAATTCCGTTCTCTATAAAAATTCCGGCGAATGGCAGAAAGATAAATCTCTTATAGAAAAACAGATCGGCGAACTTAAATCATTTAAAGGGCAGCTTGGCAATAGCGCCGATGTTTTCTATAATGCCTTAAGAACTTACTTCGATACATACAAACTTTATTATAAACTTTCCGATTATGCCTTCAGAGTAGCAGACGAGGATTTACGGATCGGGGCTAATCAATCTTTAAATCAGGAGGCGACTACACTTGGAACACAGTTCGGCGAGGCTGCTTCATTTCTAAGTCCTGAAATCCTGAAGATCGATCAGGAGAAGATAAAATCTTTTTTTAATCAGAAGAAGGAACTGGCAGAATTTCAGTTTTTTGTGAATGAGATTCTCAGATTGAAAGAACATACTTTAACTGAAAGAGAAGAGGAGATACTTGCCAGTGCCGGTTTGATTACCACAACAATGAATGAAGTCCATTCAATTTTCGACAATGCCGAGAAACCGAATCCAAAAGTAAAACTTTCAACGGATGAAGAAGTTGAATTGAGCGCCGCGGGATACTCTAAATACCGTGCCTCTTCCAATAGAAAAGACCGTGAGAATGTAATGGCGGCTATGTTCAACGAAGGTTATAAAAAATTTCAGAATACTTTCGGCGCTAACCTGGCTGGTAAAGTTAGAGCCGATTACTTCTACGCAAAAAACAGGAAATACAAGTCGGTACTTGAACAATCTCTCGATGCGAACAAAATTCCGGCAAGTGTTTATGAGAATCTGATAAATCAGATAAATAAAAATCTTCCTACGCTTCACCGTTTTCTGAAATTAAAAGCGCGCATGCTTGGTTTGGATCAGCTCTATTATTACGATCTTTATGCTCCTATGGTAAAAGATGTAGAATTTAAATACTCAATAGAAGAAGGGCAGCAACTTCTTCTTGAAGTCTTTAAACCTCTCGGAGAGGAGTATGTAACCACCGTTAAAAAATCTTTTGATGACCGGTGGATCGATTACGTTGCTACAAACGGAAAACGAAGCGGAGCCTATTCATCCGGTGCTGCTTTCGACTATCATCCCTTTATAATGATGAACTGGACAGACGATTTTGAATCGGTTTCCACACTTGCGCACGAACTCGGGCATACTATGCACAGTTATTTCTCGAACAAACATCAGCCATTCGTAAATGCGCAATATGCTACATTCGTTGCCGAGATTGCATCAACAATTAATGAAAACCTTCTAAACAATTATATGGTGGCTAACGCAAAGAGCAGAGAGGAGAAATTGTATCTTCTCGGCACTTTCCTCGATTTGATGCGGGCTACTATATTCAGACAGGTTTCATTTGCTGAATTTGAATGGGAAATTCATAAAAAGGTTGAAAACGGTGAACCGCTCACTGGCGAAGAGATGAGCAGCATTTATTACGACATTGTTAAAAAATATTACGGGCACGATAACAGTGTCTGCGTTGTTCCGGATTATGTAGCATTTGAGTGGGCGTTTATTCATCATTTTGTAGGATATACATATTATGTTTATCAGTATTCCACTTCGCTGATTTATGCAACTGCGTTTGCCGAAAAAATTCTGAACGAAGGTCAGAGCGCCGTTGATAAATTTTATAATATTCTGAACGGCGGCAGCTCGGATTACCCGATTGAGCTGATTAAAAAAGCGGACCTCGATCCGTTAAGTTCCGAAGCCTTCGACCTTGCTATTGCAAAGATGAACAATGTAATGGATCAGATAGAGGCGCTTCTCGATAATAAATAA
- a CDS encoding TonB-dependent receptor plug domain-containing protein: MTNEINFRGLFNSINFLLAFSLILFIPVNNNSQVVRGRVIESGTEKPVEDVFIYLMPTVKTISTFRVSDSTGFFIFTNPKYRSFYIKTTRYGYKDFLVGKLLIPKTDTLDILIVMEAVPILLAEIEVKGKKAFENYDSDLDKVGFYNRRVFGNGRFFTREEFKNRSVNNAGELLRGIPGLLVTQTPFGSSINTTRSFGLHDFFGNVIVYLDGLLLSEQGNALGILDMISPNNIKAVEYYKSGIHAPYQFSRGKAGGVLLLWTGR, translated from the coding sequence ATGACAAATGAAATAAACTTCCGCGGCCTATTCAATTCCATCAATTTTCTTTTGGCATTTTCTCTTATACTGTTTATTCCGGTCAACAACAACTCGCAGGTTGTGAGAGGTAGAGTGATTGAATCGGGGACAGAAAAACCAGTTGAAGATGTGTTCATCTATTTAATGCCGACAGTAAAAACAATTTCAACCTTCCGTGTAAGTGACAGTACCGGCTTTTTCATTTTCACAAATCCGAAATACAGAAGCTTTTATATCAAAACGACTCGATACGGCTATAAAGATTTTCTGGTGGGTAAACTGCTCATACCTAAGACAGATACTCTAGATATTTTAATTGTTATGGAGGCTGTTCCTATTCTTCTTGCTGAAATTGAAGTAAAGGGGAAGAAAGCATTTGAGAATTACGACTCTGATTTAGACAAAGTCGGATTTTATAACAGAAGGGTCTTTGGAAACGGTAGATTTTTTACACGGGAGGAATTTAAAAACAGAAGTGTAAATAATGCCGGAGAACTACTAAGAGGAATTCCCGGACTTCTTGTTACACAAACTCCGTTTGGTTCTTCTATAAATACCACTCGCAGTTTCGGATTACATGATTTTTTCGGAAATGTTATTGTTTATCTAGATGGATTGCTGTTAAGCGAACAAGGAAACGCTCTTGGAATTCTTGATATGATTTCACCCAACAACATAAAAGCCGTTGAATACTATAAATCAGGTATTCATGCGCCCTATCAGTTCAGCAGGGGAAAAGCCGGCGGTGTTCTTTTATTATGGACTGGCAGATAG
- a CDS encoding DUF192 domain-containing protein, translating into MTKQKVKKNKGAERKKNLFVQITVIALLLGFVIYFVLSNFILNKPAETNSDLERAMKNKTPYTFQKEGELVFTGNNGDTITRIDIEIADDDQQRELGLMMRRTMKEDNGMLFIFPYETIQAFWMKNTILSLDILYVNSRNEIVKIYKNTEPYSEVSLPSGKPAIYVVEVIGGYTDKYGIKEGDKIVWKRD; encoded by the coding sequence ATGACTAAACAAAAAGTTAAAAAAAATAAAGGCGCTGAAAGGAAGAAAAATCTGTTTGTTCAGATTACTGTGATAGCATTACTTCTTGGATTCGTAATATATTTTGTCCTTTCAAATTTTATACTCAATAAACCGGCGGAAACAAACAGCGATTTAGAGAGAGCAATGAAAAATAAAACACCCTACACATTTCAAAAAGAAGGCGAGCTTGTCTTTACAGGCAACAATGGCGATACTATTACCAGAATCGATATCGAGATTGCGGACGACGATCAGCAAAGAGAATTGGGACTTATGATGCGCCGCACTATGAAGGAAGATAACGGAATGCTCTTCATTTTCCCTTACGAAACTATACAGGCTTTCTGGATGAAGAATACAATTCTTTCCCTGGATATTCTCTATGTCAATTCACGGAATGAAATTGTGAAGATCTACAAGAATACAGAGCCATATTCTGAAGTTTCCCTTCCATCGGGTAAACCTGCAATTTACGTGGTTGAAGTGATAGGTGGTTATACGGATAAATACGGAATTAAAGAGGGGGATAAGATTGTTTGGAAGAGGGATTAA
- a CDS encoding prolyl oligopeptidase family serine peptidase produces MQPVIIERRIIELNPTQQKMIKSGWGERSVEDAIVEQITYLSDGLRVKGYLAYPKDRSKKYPCIIWCRGGIGNAGSIDQFNASGIFGQIASWGHVVFASQYRGNAGGDGKDEFGGSDVNDVLNLIPLANEIEFADPANWGIEGWSRGGMMTYLTLTRTGIFKAAIVIGGIANLRCNSEESKFMKRLYEITMGKADTENFSKSCESRSIINFPQMLSKNTPLLILHGTADDRVLVHDSIDLSEKLKELNYPHQLILYENGDHFLKSNRKEVNDKRKEWFNKFLKD; encoded by the coding sequence ATGCAGCCTGTAATTATTGAAAGAAGAATTATTGAATTGAACCCGACCCAGCAGAAGATGATAAAAAGCGGATGGGGCGAACGGAGCGTAGAAGATGCTATAGTTGAACAGATAACTTATCTATCCGACGGCTTAAGGGTGAAGGGGTATCTGGCTTATCCTAAAGATCGTTCTAAAAAATATCCTTGTATTATCTGGTGCCGGGGCGGCATAGGGAATGCGGGTTCAATCGATCAATTCAACGCAAGCGGAATATTCGGACAGATCGCAAGCTGGGGTCATGTGGTCTTTGCTTCGCAATACAGGGGTAATGCCGGCGGTGATGGAAAAGACGAATTCGGAGGCTCGGATGTGAACGACGTTCTTAATTTAATTCCATTAGCCAACGAGATTGAATTTGCAGATCCGGCTAACTGGGGAATTGAAGGCTGGAGCCGCGGCGGTATGATGACATATCTTACACTTACACGGACGGGTATTTTCAAAGCAGCGATCGTAATTGGCGGAATTGCAAACTTAAGATGCAATTCGGAAGAAAGTAAGTTTATGAAACGGCTTTACGAAATTACAATGGGGAAAGCAGATACCGAAAATTTCAGTAAGAGCTGTGAATCGAGATCGATTATTAATTTCCCTCAAATGCTTTCTAAAAATACGCCTCTTCTCATATTACACGGGACTGCGGACGACAGAGTTCTTGTGCACGACTCAATTGACCTGTCGGAAAAGCTTAAAGAGCTGAATTATCCGCACCAGCTTATTCTATATGAAAACGGCGATCACTTTTTAAAATCAAACAGAAAAGAAGTTAATGATAAACGGAAGGAATGGTTTAATAAATTTCTGAAAGATTAG
- a CDS encoding SIS domain-containing protein — MEREKFFSESLKESSEVKLAIEKKCKSDVFKAADILIESYRNGKKVLLCGNGGSAADCQHIATELMIRLSHDVKRPALPAIALTTDTSNLTAGGNDIGFENVFARSIEGLGNEGDILIAISTSGNSGNIIKAVEKAHEKKMIVIGFLGGSGGKLKGMADLPILIPSNNTQRIQEGHITIAHIICEIVEREIFN, encoded by the coding sequence TTGGAGAGAGAAAAATTTTTTTCCGAATCTTTGAAAGAAAGTTCTGAAGTTAAGTTAGCGATTGAAAAGAAATGTAAATCGGACGTTTTTAAAGCCGCCGATATTCTGATTGAATCCTACAGGAACGGAAAAAAAGTTCTGCTCTGCGGTAACGGCGGAAGCGCAGCAGACTGCCAGCACATTGCTACAGAACTGATGATCAGATTAAGTCACGATGTAAAACGTCCCGCCCTGCCTGCAATAGCGTTAACCACAGATACATCCAATCTTACAGCCGGCGGAAATGATATCGGTTTCGAAAATGTTTTTGCCCGGAGTATTGAAGGACTTGGCAATGAAGGCGATATTCTAATAGCGATTTCAACAAGCGGCAATTCGGGGAATATTATAAAGGCTGTTGAAAAAGCACATGAGAAAAAGATGATTGTGATCGGTTTTCTTGGTGGCTCCGGCGGAAAACTGAAAGGAATGGCTGATTTACCAATATTAATCCCTTCAAATAATACCCAGCGGATACAGGAAGGCCATATTACAATAGCACATATTATCTGCGAGATTGTGGAAAGGGAAATATTCAATTAG
- a CDS encoding oligopeptide transporter, OPT family → MSSHEKPTTTGLPHNAYSELKPGEEYIPVLSPNSEYPEVTPYSVITGIIMAIIFTAAAAYLGLKIGQVFEAAIPIAILAVGLSAAFKKKGALGQNVIIQSIGATSGTIVAGAIFTIPALYILNLEADFYQIFFASLLGGFLGILFLVPFRKYFVSEMHGKFPFPEATATTEVLVAGEKGGGQAFVLVVAGLIGGIYDFIVAAFGWWSEVITTKVVGIGQTLADKLKLEFRVSSSTAILGLGYIIGLKYSAIIAAGSFLSWFVLVPIVAYFGQYIVEPVGSNISLLINEMSAEQIFRSYVRHIGIGGIAMAGLIGIIRSSGIIKKAFSLGFQELFGKKVNENNIRTQKDLPMKIIFIGIVVVAALVFVFFLFGVVNNLFQALVGLVIVLIISFLFTTVAATAIAIVGTNPVSGMTLMTLILSSAVLVSVGLSGPAGMVSALIIGGVVCTALSQAGAFITDLKIGYWLGSSPYKQERWKFVGTIFSAATVAWIIMILNETYGFTGDNALVAPQANAMAAVIQPLMSNQPAPWVLYLGGAFLALILTVLKVPALAFALGMYIPMELNMPLLFGGLIAHFVSTRSKDDKLNTARRERGTLIASGFIAGGALFGVISAILRYAGYNWVHTEWQETHAAELVALIMLSMIAVYMIWDSLRAKKEE, encoded by the coding sequence ATGAGTTCACACGAAAAACCAACAACAACCGGATTGCCGCACAATGCGTATTCTGAATTAAAACCGGGTGAAGAATATATTCCTGTATTGTCACCTAACAGTGAATACCCGGAGGTTACTCCTTACTCGGTTATTACCGGTATTATTATGGCAATTATTTTTACTGCTGCTGCCGCTTACCTTGGTTTGAAAATCGGCCAGGTCTTCGAAGCTGCAATTCCGATAGCAATCCTTGCCGTAGGTTTATCTGCTGCTTTTAAGAAAAAAGGAGCTCTCGGACAGAATGTAATTATTCAATCGATCGGGGCAACATCGGGTACAATTGTAGCCGGTGCTATTTTTACGATACCGGCTCTTTACATATTGAATCTGGAAGCCGACTTCTATCAAATCTTCTTCGCTTCACTGCTCGGCGGATTTCTCGGAATACTTTTTTTAGTCCCGTTCAGAAAATATTTTGTTTCGGAAATGCACGGTAAATTTCCATTCCCCGAAGCTACTGCCACAACCGAGGTTCTTGTAGCAGGCGAGAAGGGAGGAGGGCAGGCATTTGTTCTGGTTGTTGCCGGTTTGATCGGCGGTATATATGATTTTATTGTGGCTGCTTTTGGCTGGTGGAGTGAAGTGATTACTACCAAAGTTGTCGGCATTGGTCAGACACTCGCAGATAAGTTAAAGCTTGAATTCCGTGTTAGTTCTAGCACCGCGATTTTAGGACTTGGTTATATAATTGGTCTTAAGTATTCAGCCATAATTGCAGCGGGTTCATTTCTATCCTGGTTTGTTCTGGTCCCTATAGTTGCCTATTTCGGACAGTATATTGTTGAACCTGTAGGATCTAATATTTCACTTCTTATTAATGAAATGTCGGCCGAACAGATCTTCAGATCCTACGTCCGGCATATTGGTATTGGCGGAATAGCTATGGCCGGATTGATCGGTATTATCAGATCATCGGGCATAATTAAGAAAGCTTTCTCCCTCGGCTTCCAGGAATTGTTCGGTAAAAAGGTTAACGAAAATAATATCAGGACACAGAAGGACCTTCCGATGAAAATAATATTTATCGGAATTGTAGTTGTAGCTGCACTTGTATTTGTATTTTTCCTCTTCGGCGTTGTTAATAATCTGTTTCAGGCACTGGTAGGATTAGTGATAGTACTTATAATTTCATTTCTGTTTACGACGGTTGCGGCTACAGCTATTGCGATTGTAGGCACCAATCCGGTAAGCGGAATGACACTTATGACACTGATACTTTCGTCGGCAGTTCTTGTTTCGGTGGGATTAAGCGGTCCGGCAGGAATGGTTTCCGCACTGATAATCGGCGGTGTTGTTTGTACAGCACTATCGCAGGCAGGTGCGTTTATTACAGATCTTAAAATCGGCTACTGGCTTGGTTCTTCGCCTTATAAACAGGAAAGATGGAAATTTGTAGGAACAATTTTTTCCGCCGCAACGGTTGCATGGATAATTATGATACTCAACGAAACCTACGGATTTACAGGCGATAATGCTCTTGTAGCCCCTCAGGCGAATGCCATGGCGGCTGTAATTCAGCCTCTAATGTCCAATCAGCCTGCACCCTGGGTGTTATACCTTGGAGGCGCATTCCTTGCGTTAATCTTAACAGTACTTAAAGTTCCTGCCCTCGCATTCGCTCTCGGTATGTACATACCGATGGAATTAAATATGCCTCTCTTATTCGGCGGATTGATTGCTCATTTCGTTTCTACAAGAAGTAAGGATGATAAACTCAACACGGCCAGAAGGGAAAGAGGAACTTTGATTGCTTCCGGTTTTATCGCAGGCGGCGCACTCTTTGGTGTTATCAGCGCGATATTGCGTTATGCCGGGTATAACTGGGTTCATACTGAATGGCAGGAAACGCATGCAGCCGAATTGGTCGCGTTAATTATGCTCAGTATGATTGCTGTTTATATGATCTGGGATTCATTGAGAGCTAAAAAAGAAGAATAA